ATGACATGAGAGACAAAAGCGCATGGCCGCTGGGATGGAGGCCCTTCGCTGACTTGGCACTTTAGATCCCGACGGGCGCGAAGAattatactgtatgtgtgcaaatatattttggggAATTTGTAACGGCTTGTATACAAAGTTTTCTCTGCAAGTGCGCACACTTGGGGCTGACAACAAGGCGCTCTAAAGATTCTTTAGCAGAGGGACCCACCTGATGAACGGTGTGCAGTCTAACGGAGGAACAACGATGCTTAAGAGTTCTTCAATTGGTATATTGGGAGCATCGGGCGGAGTAGGGCTGAAGCCGCCACCGCCGCGGCCGTCGTCATCTTGTGGGGAACAAATATTAGAAGGAGTGCAAGATGAAGCGCTTCAAGTGTGTGGACGACGCCACCGACCCGATTCGGTGGTGGCCGGCTCTGGAGCGGGATCATCACCATCTTGGGTGAAGTAGAATTGACTGAGCCACTTGAGACGTAGCTGCCACGCCTTGGACAACACAAACATCATGACAGACAATGAGAGAGTAACACGACATacagacaaaagtattgggacgcAAAATTGATTGGAAACATTCAGACTAGGGGTGAGTACTTGAAGTGGGGCAATACCGGTTTTATTTCAAGGTATCAGATACTCACGAAACCTGCCGATACCAGAGTCTTCCTCGCCAGTAGGTGGCACTATACCGTGGTGTcatgtgtcagaaatattttttttctcaatgtagttataattttttttccacaattatCCAGTATCTCTCGGCAATTTATACTTCCAAATATTTCGCAACCGTGACCACAAGCCAACTGCCCTgtcaacaaaaccaaaaaaccaaaaaccaAGATGCACTGTAAGGGTGAACAAAAGTGGCGCGTCCCCATACTTTTGCCTCCCTTCCCGACACAGGCAGCCACTCTGTTACCTTGGCAGCCCGGCCCGGTTCAGCTGCCTCCCAGGCTCTTTTAATAGCCTTGATTTGCTCTATTCGCTCAACATCCTTCTTCACCACGATGCACTCAGCTTGGCTCTTGTCGACCGCCACATGTAGCGTGTAGTTGGCCTTGCTCAAGTCGAGACActgcacaaaacaaagaaaacacaccGGCGCAAACACATCTGAAGGTCACCGCGCTGCAAACACACGATGAGTCTGTCTCTTTCAATGAGAAACCCTGCCtggatttagatttttttttttttccatgatgcGGCGCTGGCTGAATATAATATGTCATTGTTCAGTTAATTTATTCGCAGATCATGACATGGGCAGCTTCCAATGACGCTGTGCCgctaatgaaagaaaacattcaaatggaaATGCGCTGCAGAGAGCCGGCacgctggaaaaaaaacaaaaaaatctgccttTCAAATTTGATTGCGCTCATGATTAAGACGCATAGCAAACATTCTGTGTTTATCGCGAGGGACGTGTCCTAGCCACAACAGGTGAAAATCCACATCCACAAATAAAACCACGTTTATTTTGTAGTGTCTCTGTCTGAGACTAGCTTGATAGGTCCGTTAACATTATATTTGTCTCTCCTTAAAGTCACGCAGTTGAAGGTTTCAAAGTAAAATTTAGACAATTATGtgacatgcacacacttgcGGCTGACAACGAGGCACTCTAAAGCCACCGCAACAGCCGTATAATATAAAAACTGAAATGGAGAAACACAGTTTAATGCCATATCTCCGTATTGATTTCAGCTtgaagatagaaaaaaaaaatccctgcaGTAgaatatttgtacaaattattGTCTTTACGTTGCAATGTTGGCATCTGTGATAAACTGTATTACCATTTCTTCCCTGGAGACAGATGAGGAGCTGCTGTTCCTTTTGTCATCTTCGCCTTTCCGGTTGACTTTGGCTGCGTCAGTGCTCGTTTCATCGCTGCCCGATGTGGCGGAGACCGATTCCGTCAATTCCTCCGGAAAGAACACTGCATTTTGCAAACACAGAGATTCATTGTGGCATTCAATTTTCTCagctgatttcttttttacccAAGACTACCACTAGGTGTCACTATTGCTCTGTAACATTCCATGTCTGTCAGGCGTCTTCAAAAGCGTTGACTggttttattctattttattttaactttagaATTCCGTGACTAGCTTTTCTTTAAACTTGTATCGCAGCTCAAGACAtattcaaatgtgaaaatatttcatccaAGTTTTATGGCTCGTATAGGCAGCAAGGCGGTTAGCTCATCTGCCTCATCACTCAACTTTGGGTGGTGTCAAAATATTGTAAAACCTTATTCCCCAcctaaaatgaagaaaaaatccTTGGGGACTGTGCCGCGTACGCACTTGTGTgctagatggcactgttgcACTTCCCAACTAAAATGGACGCCGAgaggaacaaaagaaaaaaaagactcccTCCCGACAACAATCCATCATTTAGCCCCACCACCAAGTTGCTCTCATTGAAGCCATTTGGAAATTCAGCACCGTGCTATTTTGCGATAATAAAACCCATATACGATAAAGGCTGTTATCATGCACAGGTGCACAAACCCcgttaatgaaaacaaaatggggtTGTGTGCTGAGCAGCGAGAGTTTAAAAGCAGGATTTTACTGGGGCTTGCAGGCAGGCGCGCATTAAACAGGCACGCGCCACTATTTGGGGGATGTTCAAAGTGCGGCGTGGCGTGAGCTAACCATGTAGCATATAGAGGGAGCATGATCAAGGGCACAGCCTCGCCGTTGAGACGTGACTTAACTGGGTGAAATTAATTCACTTTCCTGCTGAGATATTTCCCAGGGCACAAGAAGAGCAAACTTATTTCCCATTGACCCACTTGCTCAAGCCTGGTGGTGAACTATAGGAGGCTCGTGCGGTCGCTGGACTACAAGATTCATATAGAGCTGGTAGCGAGTCATCAAGACAAGGATGATTGCTGTCACACACACGTTGTGCAAATTGCAAAGGATGCAAGTGCCTCTTGTGCGCCGACGCTCACCTGACCTGCTAAAATTAATTCACCACTCGAGAATTCTGAAGGTTTCGCTATTGTAAAAGGATAATTAAGTCCGCCGACGCGGGGGTGATTTAGAATTCATTTATTGTATTGCTCATACCGAATGGGCAATGCAGTGTCCCCGGTTCATACTAACCAGCCAGgttctgtttatttatatgatgcacatgaataaatatgaaaactTTTACTTTGGGTACCTTGGGTTTCTTTGAAACTGAGCAGATTAGCGAAGGCCAACTGGGACTCATCCAAATTCCAGCTGTGATACAGCACCTCTGCCCTCAGCAAATACCTGTAATCCTGccatacataaaaaaaaaaaaaaaaaattaaacggCTCAAACTCAATTTGCCAATACCGAGCATCAAAATGTCTCCTGTGGCCTTAATCACATAACGCCAGCTGTAATTGAACTTAAGGACAAATCAATATGCGTTTGCTCCCGCCTGTTGATGCTTCACGGGATTCGACATGATCCACCTCATTACCGTCCACACCATTGGTCATTCTTCATTAGCGCCTCTGCGTGATAGCTCGGTggtgtttaattaaaaaaaaaacatctcggGCATTTAATAGTTAAAGTGCTGCTATGTCAGACAGTAGCAACAGAGCAACCGGCGAATCCACGCAGTCGGCGTTACCGGCGGCTTAATGGGCGGCGGCAAGTGGTCATCTTCGCAGTCCGATTTCCCCGACGTACTGCTCTCCTTGTCTTCGTCCTGGCTGTCGTCTAACGCCTTGATCTCTTCCTCCTGGGCCGGGGCCGTGTGCTGGTTCTCCTCTACCGCGCCATTGGGAGCTGTAACGAGCAGAGCAAAGGCCTGAGtcggaggaaaataaaaagacaaacgtCGAGCCCTGTTATTGCAGCGGGAAGTGGAAAGCAAAttaaagagaggaaaaagttTCTCCTTGACGGAGTGTGGTTCATTCTAAGGACAATACAATGGAACCTTAAAAAAAGGGGAACTAAATCTGATCCAGTTGACTTCCAAGTCATTGTATAAGACATGGtttaaaaatcatatttaaaattcataatcgttaaaataatcattaactGAACCCCTTCATACAAGTATAAAAACATCgactgttgaaaaaaataaattaatttgaacACTGATTCCCATATGGTCCCAAACCTGaaggctcctcctcctcctcttcttcctcctcctcctcctcttcctcctcctcctccctctcttCGTTGGGCAGGAAGTTGGCGACGGGAATGACGACGTGGCCTTGGCCGATGGCGCTGGCCACGACCGTCTCTTGCTCTATGATTGACAGACGTATCTTGACGTAACGGCTGGATGCCTGAAAGTGAACGGTGCCGACGAGAGGCACGGTCACCTTCACCGTAtaactgcaagaaaaaaaaaaaaaaaaaaaacacaattggcGTCAGCCGTTATTTTTACCATGTTAGATTTACAAGAGGAATACTGTGAGTGTTTGTTGGTCTTACCCACatataatattataaatgtTGGGAATGTAATAATCCTGGAATTCCTGCACAGCAAACGTTTCGAGCGGAGGCGCACGAGACAATTTCGGGAGAGGCTCTCGGGTGGTAATGAAGCGCATCGTCCACTTGGCGTTGGCGGGTGGCAAGTCGGACGTGAGAACCTCGGCGACAAACGTGTAACCCAGctgcagaaaaaagaaattcaatgTGTTATATGACATGAGCTTGTCGGATCACAATTTCACAATTAACCTAAAACACGccgctcaaacctcattgggTTGATAAAGAAGGGGCGGGACTTTTGTGAGGAGCTTGCTTAGATCTTCTCCGGTGTCGTTATTGATGATGTGCAGCCGAGAATACGGGACCGGACTGTCGACCTTTGTCAACAGCAGCGTCTCCTTCGTGAAAAAGAACACCTCTCTTCACACGCATACGACACAGAGAAAGAAGCCAGACAAATTTACAAGGGagatagaaaaagaaaagtcacgATGACAAAAGATGTCCGACCTAAAGACCAAGATCCAGGAGTTGGCTTTGTCCAGGAGGTTTACAGAGTAGTCCGTGAAGACTACTTTAGTCCATTCATCCAGCTGACACGGGTAGATTGGGCTTTTCCTGTCAAACAGCTCAAACATGTACCTGAGCAGCGGAACAAATTATTATTGCCCGTGTCATTGACAGCTTGACTCAAAAAAGCTTTAATaccaattctatttttttcccgagggaggggggggggggcacaatgTCCACAGGATGAAGCAGGCCTTTAACGCTAGTGCAAAAAACGTACTTCCCCAGGCGGTGGGTCATACGGCAGACGCCGCGAGCTGCGTTGGAACCACGTATGGATAAACAGCAGATGGTACCGCTGGGATAAAAGATGGAAcacaatgtggaaaaaaataatgctccCTGCCTGGCCGCCGCAACCGGGAGAGGGAGCCAATTTCGGGCGTGAGGCAGAGCGCGGGGAGCTCAAAGGGATGAAAGGATATCAAATATAGAGCGCGTATTCTACAGAGCGGCGCTGTAGCATTCTAATCGTCTCGCTGCTGGTTTGAAGGCATAAAGTCTAAGACGTGAAcggctgggaaaaaaaaaagacaagaataACCTTCATTTACCGGAGGAGGGAGGTGGCGTGTTTGTCAACGTCGCATTCCACCTTTACCCACATGTCGGAAAGCGCAGCAGACGCGCAGATGCTCTCCTTGGTGCCTGCACGACAGGAGGAGCACGATTAAAGATGAAAGACAATGCACGTTGCCAATACATGAAACATTTATTGGGGTTGACCTACTTTCGAGCAGAAAGCCTATTTTGCCTCGACGGGCAGGGGTGGGGGGAACGTTCTTACTGTATTTCCACGTAACACCATCGCAATGGCTTCAACTTGTCTTGCACGTGCACAGGTGTCACATTGTTTTGTCTCACGATTTAGCAAGCCAGCTACTTTTTTCTAACGGCCTCCCCCTCTCCGAAAGTGATACATTGGGGTCGAGGCGAGCCACAGAGAGATGAAGACCTATCATATTTATCACCCGAGGGAGGCTAGCGAGTCagggataaaaaaagaagcatgAACATCAACCAAGAAAGAGTTGTTCTGCTGCAGAAGAGGCTGACTGCTTCCCTTAATTAATCAGTTTTCAATTTTAGTGGCAACCATGTTTAGAGGACCCTATATGGGAACACGAAAGTATAGCCTAGCCTTCAGCCCGCGCAGAACCACTGCTAGCATGCGCGGCGTCGTGTGTATGTATTAGCATGGTAGTGAGCCGCGCTCTGTCAGAAGGTATTAGAAAGAGTGGCAGTGTCATCCTCCGCTCAGAGGCTCGATACGTGCCACCGGCCTGGATCAAATTGTGACCAGAAGAAGCAGACGGTGCCTAGCGCGTGCTTTTATGCGTTTGGACAGCGCGTCGGACTCTCCCCTCATAAAGACAGATGTGCTGCTGCCTCTTTACATTCCCAACGATAAACTAGCTACTCTCCTTCTTCAAGCATAATATTTGACCTTTCAATCGAAGCGTGTACCTGCTTTGGAGGATCTGTAGACCTCTCGCGCCAAAAGTCCCCTGAACGCAGCTTGCAGCACAATGGCTGCTTTGACCTCTTCCTCTGTTGGCTGCCTGTCAATCCACGTTTCCGGAGGCTTTGATTCTTGACACGCTTTTGGGGAAGAGCAACAAAAACTATTATGTTTCATTTGGTAATATTGGTAATAATGTATGCAACAATGTCCACACAGAAATTACTCGTTACATGCAGGGGAGTGCGGCCTACGCGTCCTAGCCAACAGTAAAGGGTCGGCAGTGAGGGCCAAAACAGCAAAGCGCTCCTGCGGGGTCATTTCCCTGCCCAGGGCATCACACAGCATATGATAGACAGCCAGGCTGAAAACCTGAGGGTCCCaccgcacacacacgagaggAGGCGATTTATTTTAGCAGCAATGTagaaatttaaattaaaaaacaaacaaacacattttcacctTTTGGACGTGCCAGTTTTCCAGCGGGGTTTGTTTGGGACTGCAAGCTTCCTCCAGGCTGTGTCTGATTTCAGGATTTTGCCCATGCTGGTGGTCATGAAAGGAAGCCACCACTCTGGTCAGGGCACACATGATGGCCTTAGCTCTCTCGTTAAAACGGACACTTTCCtatggaaagaagaaaaaatggtTTTATACATATTTAGTTACGTAGCACATATTatggaaatgttttgattgcttGTATAtagctattaaaaaaatattccaaaaatatgCTCGAGTGGTGATGAAAGTGAGCTTGCGTGATTCACCTTGGTGCAGAGCCACATAATGTCATCCTCCTCCCCAAAGGAGAAAGGTGTTTTGCTAAACAGATGCACATTGTAGCCCAGCTCTGCGTACGTGTGAAAGGACAAAACATGGCGCCTGAAGGTGAGAGAGCAAACATGCaatggtgatttttttcccccaatttttttttacccccttGCATGGAACGTGTTCCACTTTGGAGGTTACAAAGTGATTTGAAACATGTTTATAGTGACACGGAGATTGTCCCAGTCGAAGAAGCGGCAGTCTGGTGCGTTCTCTTAAGCGCCGAGCAGAGTTCACGGTCTGGTCAGACCTGAGGAAAAGTGGAACTCCATTTCCACGACTCCATTAGCTTTACATAATTCAGCCATCGCCTACTAACGCGACAGACGAGCACCGGCAGGCGCCGTATAGAATAGACGGCATCCGAAATTGAGATGAAGCCGGATGAAGGGAAAGACGATTTGCGAAAATGGAGACAAGTCCTGAATTTTTAACACAGTCCCTACCCCTCGGGCAAGTTAAGCACGGTGGATTTTGTGCAGTTGGTCTCGATGGTGACGATGGGCTGCTGACACTGTCTGCTCTTCCAGTGGAACGGGGCGGCCTGGAGAAGGGCGGGGCAGGGAGTTGATGAATCGTCATTGGCTGAGAGGGGCAAAAAGGGCGGAGTCAGCGCAGATGTATGGGATAACATTCACATTATTACACTTGCTATGCATATAccacagtggtgccttgagattgCTAATTTATTCTGCGCTCATCTTTTGacattgaacaaaaaatttaatgTCTAAACTCTTCTCTGCTCATCAGTATGGTGCTAATAACTCTTTCAATCCATGGAATGCATTTCAAAAAACCCGAGGCAGCTTTctcatatctcaaggcaccactgtgaATCCAACTGAAGATCACGTGACCTTCGCAATATATATTTGGATGTGGGTTACATGCACACGTGACTTCTTACCGCTGTCTATTTCTCCCCAGCGAAGCAGGCCAGAAAAACTGATGAGGAACTCGGAGGGATGCAGACTGTCCACGCACAAGTAGTAAGTCCCTCGCGCATATGAACActgagagacacacacacacacacacacagacacacacacataagcgCACACGGGGGCAACTTATCAGCAAGATGGCAGacaagaaggaaaaaagaagcactggaagCCACAGGGAGGGGATGATGGATCAACTGATAGAGGCTCGGCTGAATGGAAGAGAGGCTAGCAGAGTGGAGTAAGTCAGGCGAGATAGAcaagacaaagcaaaaaataaataagaaatacCAGGAGAAGAGAGGAGCAGCAACAACGGTGATAAAGGAGACGACAAGGGAGGCGGGAGCGGGAGACGCGGACGTGTTTGGAATGACAAGCAGAATCGTCCCTATCCGAGCTGATATGCAAACGCTCGTCCACAGCCAAACATCTTGAGAGTGTACAAATAACTAAGGCAATCAAGGACAAGCTTCAATATTAGCTTTCATTGCGTGGCCCGAGGGTTCTAAAAGTTTACACTGCCAATTTGccatgaaatgttttcagcAAAATCCTCCATCCTCGTcccacaaataaaaacatagaCAACCAATTATCCACAAGCGTGAATAAATGGTTGGATGGATCATCATCCGCCACTCAAAAAGGTTTGTACCTTAAGAAGAGACTTCTGGGCATGGTGTGGGTACATTTCGGGGTTGTGGAACACCAACAAGCGActagaagggggaaaaaaaaatatttctcaaaaATCCCATTAAAAGGTTTTAGAATGAATGTGTGTTACcagaaacattttggaaaatccTCCGATTCCACCCAGGCCTCTGGTAGGATGGGTTTGACGACAGGCTGTTTTACTACACTTGGCGGTTCTGAAAAGTGATTAAAtccaattttatttacatagcATTCATTTCTTATTGgcaagaaaaatgtttatgcCTCAGCTTCTTTTCCAAGATGACACCTAGTTAGTAGAGAAACAATTTGCAACAATTTACAGCATCCTTGCACAGGAACAGGATTTTAATGTCACATTGCCTGTGAAAACTCAGACAGCACAACGCTTTCCGCCTAGTCAGTTATCATCAAACCGCTATCTTAAATGGACTG
The Syngnathus acus chromosome 24, fSynAcu1.2, whole genome shotgun sequence genome window above contains:
- the adgb gene encoding androglobin isoform X1 encodes the protein MSKAQLKKKESTSSKISDVPVEVCSAPTISVDSLEDVWPEWNDGDVDREKWDSGKAPEDSKKPPPPNLQLFFEDPEGKISLPASLNVEYWRRPTEFLCSMVPTVVENTHSFDLVTSNHHLLGSELMRWMISEIYIVWKVFHHPEASEQHDWKPWEHIYSLCKTGKGHVPLFNCYGKYLVRLFWMGRWRKITVDDFMPFDKDHNLLLPASGCRAELWPMLLAKALVKVNNTRPLSRDVNRNKMSQLSDEIGEFNFIHHLTGWIPEISPINYVCRRKTWDFLQGNIPAFVHKCLKAHQKNHQDTEHRSHHDVDKDQPKSVVCASFYPNQLHDDPFVYTKMADSSEALRRYNLCLRHSHVVLLTQTRTCPLDLPHQPPPEPRWKLVRKKPEKPIITDEPKIIPLSKPEEFIGIASPFIEQRVKSPPSPSAEWANKWSVPKKEPYTPPLESIPEGAENEGREPVNPDAPENEVNSEILVEEVEVPTEDKKKDDDAVSIEPPSVVKQPVVKPILPEAWVESEDFPKCFCRLLVFHNPEMYPHHAQKSLLKCSYARGTYYLCVDSLHPSEFLISFSGLLRWGEIDSANDDSSTPCPALLQAAPFHWKSRQCQQPIVTIETNCTKSTVLNLPEGRHVLSFHTYAELGYNVHLFSKTPFSFGEEDDIMWLCTKESVRFNERAKAIMCALTRVVASFHDHQHGQNPEIRHSLEEACSPKQTPLENWHVQKVFSLAVYHMLCDALGREMTPQERFAVLALTADPLLLARTRRPHSPASCQESKPPETWIDRQPTEEEVKAAIVLQAAFRGLLAREVYRSSKAGTKESICASAALSDMWVKVECDVDKHATSLLRYMFELFDRKSPIYPCQLDEWTKVVFTDYSVNLLDKANSWILVFREVFFFTKETLLLTKVDSPVPYSRLHIINNDTGEDLSKLLTKVPPLLYQPNELGYTFVAEVLTSDLPPANAKWTMRFITTREPLPKLSRAPPLETFAVQEFQDYYIPNIYNIICGYTVKVTVPLVGTVHFQASSRYVKIRLSIIEQETVVASAIGQGHVVIPVANFLPNEEREEEEEEEEEEEEEEEEEPSAPNGAVEENQHTAPAQEEEIKALDDSQDEDKESSTSGKSDCEDDHLPPPIKPPDYRYLLRAEVLYHSWNLDESQLAFANLLSFKETQVFFPEELTESVSATSGSDETSTDAAKVNRKGEDDKRNSSSSSVSREEMCLDLSKANYTLHVAVDKSQAECIVVKKDVERIEQIKAIKRAWEAAEPGRAAKAWQLRLKWLSQFYFTQDGDDPAPEPATTESDDDGRGGGGFSPTPPDAPNIPIEELLSIVVPPLDCTPFIRRKNDTPILLDPELEESQRRERLERIQAYQMERDLLVEERERTAATRRERMQSILTQYEDQQTAMVQEQQKFHDIHTEQNQKSSDTRKWLNNRINRREDKITADEA
- the adgb gene encoding androglobin isoform X2; translated protein: MSKAQLKKKESTSSKISDVPVEVCSAPTISVDSLEDVWPEWNDGDVDREKWDSGKAPEDSKKPPPPNLFFEDPEGKISLPASLNVEYWRRPTEFLCSMVPTVVENTHSFDLVTSNHHLLGSELMRWMISEIYIVWKVFHHPEASEQHDWKPWEHIYSLCKTGKGHVPLFNCYGKYLVRLFWMGRWRKITVDDFMPFDKDHNLLLPASGCRAELWPMLLAKALVKVNNTRPLSRDVNRNKMSQLSDEIGEFNFIHHLTGWIPEISPINYVCRRKTWDFLQGNIPAFVHKCLKAHQKNHQDTEHRSHHDVDKDQPKSVVCASFYPNQLHDDPFVYTKMADSSEALRRYNLCLRHSHVVLLTQTRTCPLDLPHQPPPEPRWKLVRKKPEKPIITDEPKIIPLSKPEEFIGIASPFIEQRVKSPPSPSAEWANKWSVPKKEPYTPPLESIPEGAENEGREPVNPDAPENEVNSEILVEEVEVPTEDKKKDDDAVSIEPPSVVKQPVVKPILPEAWVESEDFPKCFCRLLVFHNPEMYPHHAQKSLLKCSYARGTYYLCVDSLHPSEFLISFSGLLRWGEIDSANDDSSTPCPALLQAAPFHWKSRQCQQPIVTIETNCTKSTVLNLPEGRHVLSFHTYAELGYNVHLFSKTPFSFGEEDDIMWLCTKESVRFNERAKAIMCALTRVVASFHDHQHGQNPEIRHSLEEACSPKQTPLENWHVQKVFSLAVYHMLCDALGREMTPQERFAVLALTADPLLLARTRRPHSPASCQESKPPETWIDRQPTEEEVKAAIVLQAAFRGLLAREVYRSSKAGTKESICASAALSDMWVKVECDVDKHATSLLRYMFELFDRKSPIYPCQLDEWTKVVFTDYSVNLLDKANSWILVFREVFFFTKETLLLTKVDSPVPYSRLHIINNDTGEDLSKLLTKVPPLLYQPNELGYTFVAEVLTSDLPPANAKWTMRFITTREPLPKLSRAPPLETFAVQEFQDYYIPNIYNIICGYTVKVTVPLVGTVHFQASSRYVKIRLSIIEQETVVASAIGQGHVVIPVANFLPNEEREEEEEEEEEEEEEEEEEPSAPNGAVEENQHTAPAQEEEIKALDDSQDEDKESSTSGKSDCEDDHLPPPIKPPDYRYLLRAEVLYHSWNLDESQLAFANLLSFKETQVFFPEELTESVSATSGSDETSTDAAKVNRKGEDDKRNSSSSSVSREEMCLDLSKANYTLHVAVDKSQAECIVVKKDVERIEQIKAIKRAWEAAEPGRAAKAWQLRLKWLSQFYFTQDGDDPAPEPATTESDDDGRGGGGFSPTPPDAPNIPIEELLSIVVPPLDCTPFIRRKNDTPILLDPELEESQRRERLERIQAYQMERDLLVEERERTAATRRERMQSILTQYEDQQTAMVQEQQKFHDIHTEQNQKSSDTRKWLNNRINRREDKITADEA